In Syntrophotaleaceae bacterium, a genomic segment contains:
- a CDS encoding MOSC domain-containing protein — MMQGKVVAVCVSPTKGGRKKDVGQGTLVAGFGLEGDGHGGDWHRQISLLAKESIAKMQAKGLDVGAGDFAENLTTEGIDLCGLPVGTQLQVGESALLEISQIGKICHTRCQIYYQAGDCVMPKEGIFAKVVKGGPVARGDRVIVLMLETERKEAP, encoded by the coding sequence ATGATGCAGGGAAAAGTGGTGGCAGTATGCGTCAGCCCCACCAAGGGCGGACGCAAAAAAGACGTCGGGCAGGGGACGCTGGTGGCCGGATTCGGCCTCGAAGGGGACGGCCACGGTGGCGACTGGCATCGGCAGATCAGTCTGCTCGCCAAGGAAAGCATCGCCAAGATGCAGGCCAAGGGGCTGGATGTGGGGGCCGGAGATTTCGCCGAGAACCTGACCACCGAGGGGATCGACCTGTGCGGTCTTCCCGTCGGTACCCAGTTGCAGGTGGGTGAATCCGCTCTGCTCGAAATCAGCCAGATCGGCAAGATCTGTCACACCCGCTGCCAGATTTACTATCAGGCCGGCGATTGCGTCATGCCCAAGGAAGGAATCTTCGCCAAAGTGGTCAAGGGCGGTCCTGTGGCCAGGGGAGACCGCGTCATTGTCCTGATGCTGGAAACGGAAAGAAAAGAGGCCCCATGA
- a CDS encoding nodulation protein NfeD, which produces MIFKYLPIFIMALCLLATGALRSAAAEPPSADSIRAVRITGVISPTIADFITKQLEEANRLGQKGFLLELDTPGGLDTAMRSIIQAMLGSRTPVIVYVAPSGARAASAGALITLAADFAAMAPGTNLGAAHPVAIGAGEKEGESAMMSKVVEDAVAYARSIAQQRGRNVEWAEQIVRKSISTPAEEALKQKVIDLIAENEQELKTKLDGRVYQRGGQEFVLKTTGVELEFMEMNWRQKILQTISHPNIAYMLMMLGILGIFFEISQPGSIFPGAIGAIALLLALFAFQALPVNYVGMLYILLAVVLFILEVKVVSYGLLTIGGILSLTLGSLMLMEDTNPYMRISWPVIAATVAVTSALFLLVLSFVVRTQKKRFVSGAEGMAGEQGKAVTDIDGEGRVFVHGEYWNAFSRERISEGETVEVIRLGEKMRLEVKKAEPPP; this is translated from the coding sequence ATGATTTTCAAATATTTGCCAATTTTTATTATGGCCCTGTGCCTTTTGGCCACCGGGGCTCTCCGGTCGGCAGCTGCCGAACCGCCGTCCGCGGATTCCATCCGTGCGGTCCGGATTACCGGGGTCATCAGTCCCACCATTGCCGATTTCATCACCAAACAGCTGGAAGAGGCGAACCGGCTGGGGCAAAAGGGCTTTCTGCTCGAGTTGGATACGCCGGGGGGGCTCGATACCGCCATGCGTTCCATCATTCAGGCGATGCTCGGTTCCAGGACTCCGGTCATCGTCTACGTCGCCCCTTCCGGGGCCCGGGCCGCGTCGGCGGGGGCACTGATCACGCTGGCGGCTGATTTCGCCGCCATGGCTCCGGGCACCAATCTCGGGGCTGCCCATCCGGTGGCCATCGGAGCCGGTGAAAAGGAGGGCGAGAGCGCGATGATGAGCAAGGTGGTCGAGGATGCGGTGGCCTATGCCCGCAGCATCGCCCAGCAGCGGGGGCGGAACGTCGAATGGGCGGAACAGATTGTTCGCAAGAGCATTTCCACTCCCGCCGAGGAGGCTCTGAAACAGAAAGTCATCGACCTGATCGCCGAAAACGAGCAGGAGCTGAAGACCAAGCTGGATGGCCGCGTCTATCAGCGGGGCGGCCAGGAGTTTGTTCTGAAGACCACCGGGGTCGAACTTGAATTCATGGAGATGAACTGGCGCCAGAAAATTCTCCAGACCATCAGCCATCCGAATATCGCCTACATGCTGATGATGCTCGGCATTCTGGGTATTTTCTTCGAAATCTCCCAGCCCGGGTCCATTTTTCCCGGTGCCATCGGCGCCATTGCACTGCTTCTGGCCCTTTTTGCCTTCCAGGCCTTGCCGGTCAATTATGTCGGCATGCTTTACATCCTGCTCGCGGTAGTGTTGTTCATATTGGAAGTCAAGGTGGTTTCCTATGGTTTGCTGACAATAGGCGGTATCCTCTCTTTGACCCTCGGCTCCCTGATGCTGATGGAAGATACCAACCCTTACATGCGCATATCCTGGCCGGTCATTGCCGCCACTGTCGCCGTGACCAGTGCCCTTTTTCTGCTGGTCCTCTCCTTCGTGGTCCGTACCCAGAAAAAACGCTTCGTTTCCGGCGCCGAAGGGATGGCGGGCGAACAGGGCAAGGCGGTGACCGACATCGACGGCGAGGGTCGTGTCTTCGTTCACGGCGAGTACTGGAATGCCTTTTCCCGGGAGCGGATTTCCGAGGGTGAAACGGTGGAAGTAATCCGCCTCGGTGAAAAGATGCGCCTGGAGGTTAAAAAGGCGGAACCGCCACCGTAG
- a CDS encoding MogA/MoaB family molybdenum cofactor biosynthesis protein, with the protein MKDSEGFRIGVLTLSDKGARGEREDISGQVLREMVAGLGEVTHYQVIPDDVETIVETLVKWVDEEHLDLILTTGGTGLSPRDVTPTATRRVIDWDIPGIAEAMRSASLEKTPHAMLSRALAGVRNRAMIINLPGSPKGVRENLEVVLPALGHGLKKLKGDPEDCAR; encoded by the coding sequence ATGAAAGATTCAGAAGGATTCAGGATCGGCGTCCTGACCCTGAGTGACAAGGGCGCCCGCGGTGAAAGGGAAGACATCAGCGGGCAGGTGTTACGGGAGATGGTGGCCGGACTCGGCGAAGTGACCCACTATCAGGTTATCCCCGACGATGTCGAGACGATCGTGGAGACGCTGGTCAAATGGGTCGATGAAGAGCATCTCGATCTGATTCTGACCACCGGCGGCACCGGGCTCAGTCCCCGCGACGTCACCCCAACGGCGACCAGAAGGGTCATCGACTGGGATATTCCCGGAATCGCCGAAGCCATGCGCTCCGCCAGCCTGGAGAAAACCCCCCATGCCATGCTTTCCCGGGCACTGGCGGGGGTACGGAACAGAGCGATGATCATCAATCTTCCGGGCAGTCCCAAAGGGGTTCGGGAAAACCTCGAGGTGGTGCTCCCGGCTTTGGGCCACGGCCTGAAGAAACTGAAGGGTGATCCGGAGGACTGTGCTCGTTGA
- a CDS encoding biotin--[acetyl-CoA-carboxylase] ligase, producing the protein MNQQSTGEQILKLFHDHAGEYLSGERISRDLGISRTAVWKRIEQMRSLGYRIDAVPSRGYRLASTPDILLPEEIRNGLDIRRIGREIIFFSSTDSTNNRAHELALKGASEGTVVLADAQTAGKGRLGRRWESPPGVNLYASVVLRPAIPPHHASQLTFLSAAAVARSVAQCSGLPPSVKWPNDVLLRGRKVAGLLNEIDAETERIHYLILGIGVNLNMQPDQFPPDLRYPATSLAMETGNKMERLPFVRALLENLDRLYELYLQRGFAEVLPAWQEFFEMAGREVEVDCQEYRLRGRVSGLDDNGALLLKMGDGTERRVLSGDVRLLE; encoded by the coding sequence ATGAACCAGCAGAGTACCGGCGAACAGATCCTGAAGCTGTTTCATGACCATGCCGGAGAATATCTTTCCGGCGAGCGGATCAGTCGGGACCTTGGAATCTCCCGTACGGCGGTCTGGAAACGGATCGAACAGATGCGGAGCCTGGGTTACCGGATAGATGCGGTGCCCTCGCGAGGTTATCGTCTGGCATCCACCCCTGATATACTGCTACCTGAGGAGATCAGGAACGGGCTGGACATCAGACGCATAGGTCGTGAGATCATATTCTTCTCTTCGACCGATTCGACCAATAACCGGGCCCACGAACTGGCCCTGAAGGGGGCATCCGAAGGAACGGTTGTGCTGGCCGATGCCCAGACTGCAGGCAAGGGGAGACTCGGCCGCCGCTGGGAATCGCCGCCGGGCGTGAATCTGTATGCCTCAGTGGTGCTGCGTCCGGCCATTCCCCCCCATCATGCCTCTCAGTTGACCTTTCTTTCGGCAGCGGCGGTCGCCCGCAGTGTGGCCCAGTGTTCCGGGCTGCCTCCGAGCGTCAAGTGGCCCAACGACGTCCTGCTCCGGGGACGGAAGGTGGCGGGACTGCTCAATGAAATCGATGCAGAAACGGAACGGATCCATTATCTGATCCTTGGCATCGGGGTCAATCTGAACATGCAGCCTGACCAGTTTCCTCCCGATCTGCGCTATCCGGCGACCTCTTTGGCGATGGAGACCGGAAACAAAATGGAACGTTTACCTTTTGTCCGGGCGCTGCTGGAAAATCTCGACCGCCTTTATGAACTCTATCTGCAGCGGGGTTTTGCTGAAGTCCTGCCGGCATGGCAGGAGTTTTTTGAAATGGCGGGCAGGGAGGTCGAGGTGGACTGTCAGGAGTACCGGTTGCGCGGCAGAGTGTCGGGACTCGATGATAACGGCGCCCTGCTGCTGAAAATGGGGGACGGAACCGAGCGGAGGGTGCTGTCCGGGGATGTCCGACTGCTGGAATAG
- the fusA gene encoding elongation factor G yields the protein MGKYDTAKVRNLGVVAHGGAGKTSLVEAILFDCGVTDRLGRVDEGTSSMDYEPEETKRNISIGASIGHCQWQGHQLRMVDTPGYANFLHDTRNCLRAVDGAVLLISAISGVKAQTQKIWEWCKDFNVACIAFVNKMDRERANFAKAVSSMEESLGVPGVVVTLPIGAEDNFRGLVDLVTMKAHLFNGQKGGYDEAEVPAELQDEAETMRIMLMEAVADTDDALMEKYLEEENLSPEEILQGLRAGTLAGTFIPVVAGSATANYGIAEVLQYITVCLPSPLDKGNLNGTNPKNQQVEERAPAEDAPFSGLVFKTISDPYTGKLTLIRVYSGTLKSDGNFYNPNKDTSERYGQVFMLNGKKQTPVDEAGPGDLVAVAKLKETATGDTLCDAGKPILFEYPEPLKPVISFALEARSKADEDKINNALHKLVEEDPTLQVQRDEETHELILSGMGQVHVEVTTEKMKRKFNVEVDLKEPKVPYRETIRGTSKLQSKYKKQSGGRGQFADVWLEFAPLARGTGFEFEDKIVGGAVPRQYIPAVEKGIIEAAKSGTLAGYPTVDFKATLFDGSFHTVDSSEMAFKIAGSMGFKKGMEQAKPILLEPVVHMEITVPDDCVGDVIGDMNSRRGKVLGMDPKGGNQVIMAQVPLAEVLKYSPELRSMTSDRGMFSMEFSHYEEAPQHITDKVVASRKQAE from the coding sequence ATGGGAAAGTACGATACGGCCAAAGTGAGAAATCTGGGGGTTGTTGCCCATGGGGGTGCGGGTAAGACCTCCCTGGTCGAGGCGATTCTGTTCGATTGCGGAGTCACCGATCGGCTGGGGCGGGTCGATGAAGGCACATCCAGCATGGACTACGAACCGGAAGAGACCAAACGCAACATTTCCATCGGCGCCAGCATCGGGCATTGCCAGTGGCAGGGGCATCAGCTCCGCATGGTGGATACTCCCGGTTACGCCAACTTTCTCCACGACACCCGCAACTGCCTGCGGGCCGTGGACGGCGCGGTACTGCTGATTTCGGCCATTTCCGGGGTCAAGGCGCAGACCCAGAAAATCTGGGAATGGTGCAAGGATTTCAACGTCGCCTGCATCGCCTTTGTCAACAAGATGGACCGGGAGCGGGCCAATTTCGCCAAGGCGGTGTCCAGCATGGAGGAGTCGCTCGGCGTGCCGGGGGTGGTGGTCACGCTGCCGATCGGCGCCGAAGATAATTTCCGCGGACTGGTCGATCTGGTCACCATGAAAGCGCATCTGTTCAACGGCCAGAAGGGGGGGTACGACGAGGCCGAGGTGCCCGCCGAGCTGCAGGATGAAGCGGAAACCATGCGTATCATGCTCATGGAGGCGGTCGCCGACACCGACGATGCCCTGATGGAAAAATATCTCGAGGAGGAGAATCTTTCCCCCGAGGAAATACTTCAGGGACTCCGGGCCGGAACCCTGGCCGGAACCTTTATTCCCGTCGTGGCCGGCAGCGCCACTGCCAATTACGGGATTGCCGAAGTGCTCCAATACATCACGGTCTGCCTGCCATCCCCTCTGGACAAGGGCAATCTGAACGGCACCAATCCCAAAAACCAGCAAGTTGAGGAACGGGCTCCCGCCGAGGATGCGCCTTTCTCGGGGCTGGTGTTCAAGACCATCAGCGATCCCTACACCGGCAAGCTGACCCTTATTCGGGTCTATTCCGGCACCCTCAAATCCGACGGCAATTTCTACAACCCCAACAAGGATACCAGCGAGCGCTACGGCCAGGTTTTCATGCTCAACGGCAAAAAGCAGACACCGGTGGACGAGGCCGGACCGGGCGATCTGGTGGCGGTGGCCAAACTCAAGGAGACGGCAACGGGGGACACCCTCTGCGATGCCGGCAAGCCGATCCTTTTCGAGTATCCCGAACCCCTCAAGCCGGTCATCTCCTTCGCCCTGGAAGCCCGCAGCAAGGCCGACGAGGACAAGATCAACAATGCCCTGCACAAGCTTGTCGAGGAAGATCCCACCCTGCAGGTTCAGCGGGATGAGGAGACTCATGAACTGATTCTTTCCGGCATGGGTCAGGTGCACGTGGAAGTCACCACCGAAAAGATGAAGCGCAAGTTCAACGTCGAGGTGGACCTGAAGGAACCGAAGGTGCCCTATCGGGAAACGATCCGGGGCACCTCCAAGCTGCAGAGCAAATACAAGAAGCAGTCCGGCGGTCGCGGTCAGTTTGCGGACGTCTGGCTGGAATTCGCTCCGCTGGCGCGCGGCACCGGTTTCGAGTTCGAAGACAAGATCGTGGGGGGCGCCGTGCCCCGCCAGTACATTCCGGCTGTCGAAAAGGGGATCATCGAGGCGGCCAAATCCGGTACCCTGGCCGGTTATCCCACCGTCGACTTCAAGGCCACCCTCTTCGACGGCTCCTTCCACACCGTCGACTCCTCGGAAATGGCGTTCAAGATCGCCGGCTCCATGGGTTTCAAGAAAGGGATGGAACAGGCCAAGCCGATCCTGCTCGAGCCTGTCGTCCACATGGAAATCACCGTCCCCGATGACTGCGTCGGCGATGTCATCGGCGACATGAACTCCCGCCGCGGCAAGGTGCTGGGCATGGATCCCAAGGGCGGCAATCAGGTCATCATGGCGCAGGTGCCCCTGGCCGAGGTTCTGAAATACTCGCCGGAACTCCGCTCCATGACCTCCGACCGGGGGATGTTCAGCATGGAGTTCTCCCATTATGAAGAGGCGCCGCAGCATATCACGGACAAGGTCGTGGCCAGCCGGAAGCAGGCGGAGTGA
- a CDS encoding sigma-54 dependent transcriptional regulator, whose translation MDMDNLSQILVIDDEPSNREAISLLLSSAGYQVQTAESGEDALLILQKNPFEVILTDLFLPGVSGIDILKKVKEDAPFTSVILITGKASAETAVEAMKEGAFDYITKPVHLEKLKVVISKALEKSRLLAENRYLKQQLRGKYRFDNMIGNSLAMQQVFSRMGKIVQTDSTILILGESGTGKELVAKAIHFNSNRKNQPFVAINCGAIPAELLESELFGHEKGAFTGAVADKSGKFEQANHGSIFLDEIGTMPMHLQMKLLRVLQEHEVVKVGSSKTIKLDVRVISATNANLEEAVRQGLFREDLYYRLNVIPIHLPPLRDRREDIALLTRHFATRVCKDLDHPPVTFSSGAMRALESYYWPGNVRELENVIERTITLAETEIIGRKDLPTNIGGNNDEDESQEITCPRLTEQGIDMVRIVEGVERCLIRSAMELAGGVKARAAALLNIKRTTLVEKIKRLDLEL comes from the coding sequence ATGGACATGGACAATCTTTCTCAGATTCTGGTTATCGACGATGAACCCAGCAACCGGGAAGCCATCAGCCTGCTGCTGTCCAGTGCCGGATACCAGGTCCAGACGGCCGAAAGCGGCGAGGACGCCCTGCTGATTCTGCAGAAAAACCCCTTCGAGGTTATCCTCACCGACCTGTTTCTGCCCGGAGTCAGCGGCATCGATATTCTGAAAAAGGTCAAGGAGGACGCCCCTTTCACCAGTGTCATCCTGATCACCGGCAAAGCGTCGGCAGAAACCGCAGTCGAAGCCATGAAGGAGGGGGCTTTCGACTACATCACCAAGCCTGTCCATCTTGAAAAACTGAAGGTGGTCATTTCCAAAGCTCTCGAAAAAAGCCGTCTGCTGGCAGAAAATCGCTATCTGAAGCAGCAGCTGCGGGGCAAGTACCGGTTCGACAACATGATCGGCAACAGTCTTGCAATGCAGCAGGTGTTTTCCCGCATGGGGAAAATCGTCCAGACCGATTCGACCATCCTGATTCTCGGTGAATCAGGCACCGGCAAGGAACTGGTGGCCAAGGCCATCCATTTCAACAGCAACCGCAAAAACCAGCCTTTCGTCGCCATCAATTGCGGCGCCATCCCCGCCGAACTCCTCGAGAGCGAGCTGTTCGGGCATGAAAAGGGAGCCTTCACCGGAGCCGTGGCGGACAAATCGGGAAAGTTCGAGCAGGCCAACCACGGCAGCATCTTTCTCGATGAAATCGGCACCATGCCCATGCATCTGCAGATGAAGCTGCTGCGGGTGCTGCAGGAACACGAGGTGGTCAAGGTCGGGTCCAGTAAAACCATCAAGCTTGACGTGAGGGTGATCAGTGCCACCAATGCCAATCTGGAGGAGGCGGTGCGGCAGGGTCTGTTCCGGGAAGACCTCTACTACCGGCTCAATGTCATCCCCATCCACCTTCCCCCACTGCGCGACCGCCGCGAAGACATCGCGCTGCTCACCCGGCACTTCGCCACCCGGGTCTGCAAAGATCTCGATCATCCCCCAGTCACCTTCAGTTCCGGAGCCATGCGAGCCCTGGAATCCTATTACTGGCCGGGCAATGTCAGGGAACTGGAAAACGTGATCGAAAGGACCATCACCCTCGCGGAAACCGAGATCATCGGCAGAAAGGACCTTCCCACCAATATCGGCGGAAACAACGATGAGGATGAGAGCCAGGAAATAACCTGCCCCCGCCTCACGGAACAGGGAATCGACATGGTGCGGATCGTCGAGGGCGTGGAACGCTGCCTGATCCGCAGCGCCATGGAACTGGCCGGCGGGGTCAAGGCCCGGGCGGCCGCCCTGCTCAACATCAAACGCACCACATTGGTGGAAAAGATCAAGCGGCTGGACCTGGAATTGTGA
- a CDS encoding slipin family protein: protein MVLPIIVLLLVLIIASSAIRIIYEYERGVVFRLGRYSAVKGPGLRFIIPVVDRIMKISLRTVAMDVPPQDVITKDNVSIKVNAVIYFRVVNPEKSIIEVENYLYATSQLAQTSLRSVLGQSELDDLLAHREQINQHLQEILDRQTDPWGVKVSNVEIKHVDLPVEMQRAMARQAEAERERRSKVIHAEGEFQAAQKLTEAARIISSDKSALQLRFLQTLTEVATEKNSTIIFPFPIDLVRPFLERLQGDSPEKTSGKD from the coding sequence ATGGTGCTTCCCATTATCGTTCTGCTGCTGGTCCTGATCATAGCCAGCAGCGCCATACGCATCATTTATGAATACGAACGGGGCGTGGTGTTTCGCCTGGGCCGCTATTCCGCGGTCAAGGGGCCCGGGCTGCGGTTCATCATACCGGTCGTGGACCGGATCATGAAAATCAGCCTGAGGACCGTAGCCATGGACGTGCCTCCGCAGGATGTCATCACCAAGGACAACGTGTCCATCAAGGTCAATGCGGTGATCTACTTCCGGGTGGTCAATCCGGAAAAATCGATCATCGAAGTGGAGAATTACCTCTACGCCACCAGTCAGCTGGCCCAGACCTCATTGCGCAGTGTGCTGGGGCAGTCGGAACTGGACGATCTGCTCGCCCACCGGGAGCAGATCAACCAGCATCTGCAGGAGATTCTCGACCGGCAGACCGACCCCTGGGGGGTCAAGGTATCCAATGTGGAGATCAAGCACGTCGATCTGCCGGTGGAAATGCAGCGCGCCATGGCCCGGCAGGCCGAGGCCGAAAGGGAGAGGCGTTCCAAGGTCATCCATGCCGAAGGTGAATTTCAGGCGGCGCAGAAGCTGACCGAGGCGGCCCGTATCATCTCCTCGGACAAGAGCGCTCTTCAGCTCCGTTTTCTGCAGACCCTGACAGAGGTCGCCACGGAAAAGAACTCGACCATTATCTTCCCGTTCCCCATCGATCTCGTTCGACCGTTTCTTGAAAGGCTGCAGGGAGACAGCCCGGAAAAAACCTCCGGCAAAGACTGA
- a CDS encoding HD domain-containing protein: MINDKRSSWHEFFRCLVTAAAHADLYDSGHPQVRHLVSKARTLLGSLVAGGNSAELLLLDEDIVIDKAPLPASLHTRRFSTALITSGVEHLRIMPDITERELLSLVLALSRRGRSDAPLQSSAHLVFGVIDLEDGRNKGSSWACREQVEFTNEGEIAEETARFAEICESARQHRPVSVIGLSEIVVRFIHAFEQELPPLGVLAPLRVADEYTFTHATNVCLLNLAQAKSLGVESTLLHDIGLAGLLHDVGKLFIPQDILQKPGKPTDQEWEILQQHPVNGARYLLESSGVPHLCVVTAFEHHMKFNLSGYPMVASRWRQHFASHITTISDIFDAICTKRSYRDPVQVKETARLIAGLKGTELHPQLTENFLGVIERNLAETA; the protein is encoded by the coding sequence ATGATAAATGACAAGCGATCTTCCTGGCATGAATTTTTCCGCTGCCTGGTCACGGCAGCCGCCCATGCCGACCTTTACGACTCAGGCCATCCGCAGGTTCGGCACCTGGTTTCGAAAGCCCGCACCCTGCTGGGCAGTCTGGTTGCTGGCGGCAACAGTGCCGAACTGCTGCTCCTCGACGAGGACATCGTCATCGACAAAGCTCCGCTGCCTGCAAGCCTGCATACCCGCCGTTTCTCCACGGCGCTGATAACCAGCGGCGTCGAGCATCTGCGGATTATGCCGGATATCACCGAACGGGAACTGCTGTCTCTGGTCCTTGCCCTGTCCCGCCGTGGGCGGAGTGACGCCCCACTGCAATCGAGCGCACATCTGGTTTTCGGAGTCATCGACCTGGAAGATGGGAGAAACAAAGGCTCCTCCTGGGCGTGCCGGGAACAGGTGGAATTCACGAATGAAGGGGAAATTGCCGAAGAAACCGCCAGATTTGCGGAGATCTGTGAAAGCGCCAGGCAGCACCGGCCGGTCAGCGTCATCGGATTGTCAGAAATCGTTGTCCGTTTCATCCATGCTTTCGAGCAGGAGCTGCCGCCGCTGGGGGTGCTGGCACCCCTCAGGGTTGCCGACGAATACACCTTTACCCACGCTACCAATGTCTGCCTGCTCAATCTGGCCCAGGCCAAAAGTCTCGGTGTCGAATCCACCCTGCTGCACGACATCGGGCTCGCCGGGCTGCTGCACGATGTCGGCAAGCTCTTCATTCCGCAGGACATATTGCAGAAGCCCGGAAAACCGACGGACCAGGAATGGGAGATCCTGCAGCAGCATCCCGTAAATGGCGCCCGTTATCTCCTCGAGTCCTCTGGGGTGCCCCATCTTTGCGTGGTGACCGCTTTCGAACACCACATGAAGTTCAACCTTTCCGGTTACCCCATGGTGGCCTCCCGCTGGCGTCAGCATTTTGCGAGCCATATCACCACCATTTCGGACATCTTCGACGCCATATGCACCAAACGGTCCTATCGGGATCCCGTTCAGGTCAAAGAAACGGCCCGTTTGATCGCGGGCTTGAAAGGAACCGAACTTCACCCGCAACTTACGGAAAACTTCCTGGGCGTTATCGAGAGGAATCTTGCCGAAACGGCCTGA
- a CDS encoding TIGR02266 family protein, whose translation MIRKKILLVDADGFSREWERADADQGEYEFLVACSGVQAYESAVYDRPDLIVMNAVLPELNGDECCCRLKTHPDLKKIPVVLVVDLAHQDMLDRCRRAGCDDLIPGPVDWSQMTEVCRKHLRIQLGAAPRIPVRMTVFYGPASDRRKLSNYSINISAGGLFIETDSPLPMNTPLDLEFVLPGQPLPISCQGRVAWVNEPPKKQNPFMPCGMGVQFLDLSVEDMHLVRSFMRQEFESRQPG comes from the coding sequence TTGATTCGGAAAAAAATACTCCTGGTGGACGCGGACGGGTTTTCTAGGGAATGGGAGAGAGCCGATGCAGATCAAGGCGAATATGAATTTCTTGTCGCCTGTTCCGGGGTGCAGGCTTACGAAAGCGCGGTCTACGACCGACCGGACCTGATTGTCATGAATGCCGTTCTTCCCGAGTTGAACGGCGACGAATGCTGCTGTCGTCTCAAAACCCATCCGGACTTGAAAAAAATACCGGTGGTTCTGGTCGTGGATCTGGCTCATCAGGATATGCTGGATCGTTGTCGCCGCGCCGGTTGTGATGACCTTATCCCCGGGCCGGTCGACTGGTCCCAGATGACCGAGGTCTGCAGGAAGCACCTGCGCATCCAACTGGGCGCGGCCCCCCGGATTCCGGTTCGGATGACTGTCTTTTACGGGCCGGCTTCCGACCGCAGGAAACTCAGCAACTACTCCATCAATATCAGTGCGGGGGGGTTGTTTATCGAAACGGATTCACCCCTGCCGATGAATACACCGCTCGACCTGGAGTTTGTCCTGCCCGGACAGCCGCTGCCTATCTCCTGCCAGGGCCGGGTCGCCTGGGTCAATGAACCGCCCAAAAAACAGAATCCCTTCATGCCGTGCGGGATGGGGGTGCAGTTTCTCGATCTGTCCGTGGAAGACATGCACCTTGTGAGATCCTTCATGCGCCAGGAATTCGAATCCAGGCAGCCCGGATAA
- a CDS encoding type III pantothenate kinase has product MLLVIDVGNTNTVLGVYQEDRLLHSWRITTDKTRTVDEYAILMHELLRLGGISFAEIRDIIISSVLPPTRNALEGLCSKYFDLTPYVVGPGMKTGMPIQYDNPREVGADRIVNAVGAFEKRRCSLIIVDFGTATTFDLVSARGEYQGGAIAPGLSISAEALFQRASKLPRVEFSRPPQVIAKNTVNSIQAGLYYGYVGLVDGIVQRMKEEARENPVVIATGGLARVIAPDSQTIDEVEPFLTLEGLRILYLRNKK; this is encoded by the coding sequence ATGTTGTTGGTCATTGACGTAGGCAACACCAATACCGTTCTGGGGGTTTATCAGGAAGACCGGTTGCTGCACAGCTGGCGGATCACCACCGACAAGACCCGCACCGTCGACGAGTACGCCATTCTCATGCACGAGTTGCTCCGGTTGGGCGGAATCTCTTTTGCAGAGATCCGGGATATCATCATCTCAAGCGTCCTTCCGCCGACCCGCAATGCCCTGGAGGGGTTGTGCAGCAAATATTTCGACCTTACCCCCTATGTGGTCGGCCCTGGGATGAAAACCGGAATGCCGATCCAGTACGACAACCCCCGGGAGGTCGGGGCAGACCGAATCGTCAATGCGGTCGGGGCTTTCGAGAAACGCCGTTGCAGCCTCATCATCGTCGACTTCGGCACCGCCACGACCTTCGATCTGGTATCGGCCAGGGGAGAGTATCAGGGGGGAGCCATCGCTCCCGGACTGAGCATTTCGGCCGAAGCGCTCTTCCAGCGGGCCAGCAAGCTGCCGCGGGTTGAATTCAGCCGGCCCCCGCAGGTGATTGCCAAGAATACGGTCAACAGCATCCAGGCCGGGCTGTACTACGGTTACGTGGGGCTGGTGGACGGCATCGTCCAGCGGATGAAGGAAGAAGCCCGGGAAAATCCGGTCGTGATCGCTACCGGCGGGCTGGCCAGGGTCATCGCCCCGGATTCCCAGACCATCGACGAAGTGGAGCCGTTCCTGACCCTGGAGGGATTGAGAATCCTGTATCTGCGCAACAAAAAATGA